Proteins encoded together in one Streptomyces sp. TLI_171 window:
- a CDS encoding DNA polymerase III subunit delta': protein MSVWDDLVGQDRVVEQLQAAARAARASVVAGRGGAVEGGNASLMTHAWLFTGPPGAGQATAARAFAAALQCTSPDLELGGTPGCGFCDGCHTVLSGSHADVKQVRTDGLSIGVGDMRDLVLRAASYPTGGRWSVILVDAAHRLTEAAANALLKGVEEPSPRTVWLLCAPSVQDVLPTIRSRCRLLVLRTPAAEAVADMLVRRDGVEPEPARIAALAGQGDIDRSRRLAVDEQARARRAEVLRIPLEVADVGGCLAAAQRLVDTAKADAEALAETQDAKETGDLKAAYGAAEGSRAPRGMAGAVKELEKRQKSRATRTRRETLGVALGDLLGFYRDVLALQMGAGGALANEDHRQALQRLAGEGAAENTLRRIEAVLACRRALDRNVDPLLAVEAMTMALRAG from the coding sequence GTGAGTGTGTGGGACGACCTGGTGGGGCAGGACCGGGTGGTCGAGCAGTTGCAGGCGGCGGCGCGGGCGGCCCGGGCGAGTGTGGTGGCCGGGCGGGGCGGGGCCGTCGAGGGCGGCAACGCCTCGCTGATGACGCACGCCTGGCTGTTCACGGGCCCGCCGGGGGCCGGGCAGGCGACGGCCGCGCGGGCGTTCGCGGCGGCGTTGCAGTGCACCAGTCCGGACCTGGAGCTGGGCGGGACGCCCGGCTGCGGCTTCTGCGACGGGTGCCACACGGTGCTGTCGGGCAGCCATGCGGACGTGAAGCAGGTGCGGACGGACGGCCTGTCGATCGGCGTCGGCGACATGCGTGACCTGGTGCTGCGGGCGGCGAGCTACCCGACCGGCGGCCGCTGGTCGGTGATCCTGGTGGACGCCGCGCACCGGTTGACGGAGGCGGCCGCGAACGCGCTGCTGAAGGGCGTCGAGGAGCCGTCGCCGCGGACGGTGTGGCTGCTGTGCGCGCCGTCGGTGCAGGACGTGCTGCCGACGATCCGCTCACGGTGCCGGCTGCTGGTGCTGCGGACGCCCGCCGCGGAGGCGGTGGCGGACATGCTGGTCCGGCGGGACGGCGTGGAGCCGGAGCCGGCCCGGATCGCGGCGCTGGCCGGCCAGGGCGACATCGACCGGTCGCGGCGCCTCGCGGTGGACGAGCAGGCCCGGGCGCGGCGCGCCGAGGTGCTGCGGATCCCGCTGGAGGTGGCGGACGTGGGCGGCTGCCTGGCGGCGGCACAGCGGCTGGTGGACACCGCGAAGGCGGACGCGGAGGCGCTGGCGGAGACCCAGGACGCCAAGGAGACCGGTGACCTGAAGGCCGCGTACGGCGCGGCGGAGGGCAGCCGGGCGCCGCGCGGCATGGCGGGCGCGGTGAAGGAGCTGGAGAAGCGGCAGAAGAGCCGGGCGACCAGGACCCGCCGGGAGACGCTGGGCGTGGCGCTGGGCGACCTGCTGGGCTTCTACCGGGACGTGCTGGCCCTGCAGATGGGCGCGGGCGGCGCGCTGGCGAACGAGGACCACCGGCAGGCGTTGCAGCGGCTGGCCGGGGAGGGCGCCGCGGAGAATACGCTGCGCCGGATCGAGGCGGTGCTGGCGTGCCGCCGGGCGCTGGACCGGAACGTCGACCCGCTGCTGGCGGTGGAGGCGATGACGATGGCGCTGCGGGCGGGCTGA